In a single window of the Anaerocolumna cellulosilytica genome:
- a CDS encoding ABC transporter ATP-binding protein: MIQVQGLQFSYTKQPFIQNMNFDVRNGEIFGFLGPSGAGKSTLQKILTGLLTTYEGSVQLNGTEVKHHDNSFYENIGVDFEFPSLYSKLTARENLHFFASLYKKHQAIDPLLDSVGLLADAEKKVSAFSKGMKSRLNFIKALLHEPSLLFLDEPTSGLDPSNARRMKDIILQEKAKGKTILLTTHNMYDATELCDRVAFIVDGKLRALDTPRNLIMLRGASKVRYTYTLDGREELSEIPLNETGADIRLQRLVLENRLLSIHSSEPTLNDIFVELTGRQLQ, encoded by the coding sequence ATGATTCAGGTACAAGGTTTACAATTCAGCTATACCAAACAGCCATTCATTCAAAACATGAACTTTGATGTTAGGAATGGTGAAATCTTTGGATTTTTAGGCCCCTCCGGCGCTGGCAAAAGCACATTGCAAAAAATACTTACAGGTCTCTTGACCACGTATGAAGGTAGTGTGCAGTTAAATGGCACAGAGGTAAAGCATCATGACAACAGCTTTTACGAAAATATCGGTGTGGATTTTGAATTTCCCAGTCTCTACTCAAAACTGACAGCCCGGGAAAATCTTCACTTTTTCGCTTCCCTTTACAAAAAACACCAGGCAATCGACCCGCTGCTGGATAGCGTTGGACTGCTTGCTGATGCAGAGAAAAAGGTCTCGGCTTTCTCCAAGGGTATGAAATCAAGGCTAAACTTTATTAAAGCACTTCTCCATGAGCCATCCTTACTTTTTCTCGATGAGCCAACCTCTGGACTTGACCCCTCCAATGCAAGACGTATGAAGGACATCATTTTACAGGAAAAAGCAAAGGGCAAAACTATATTGCTGACTACTCACAATATGTACGACGCAACTGAACTTTGCGACCGTGTAGCTTTTATTGTGGACGGTAAACTGCGGGCATTGGATACACCACGAAATCTAATTATGTTAAGAGGTGCTTCGAAGGTTCGGTATACTTATACTCTGGATGGCAGGGAGGAACTGTCCGAAATCCCTCTAAACGAAACAGGTGCGGATATTAGATTGCAAAGGCTTGTACTGGAAAATAGGCTGTTGTCTATCCACAGCAGTGAACCTACCCTCAATGATATTTTTGTAGAACTGACAGGGAGGCAACTGCAATGA
- a CDS encoding metal ABC transporter substrate-binding protein: MIKNILKMVLFLCSVLVLTGCGNTVKNNRTESDIVTEVVKEDETGTASETVNDKLTIYTSFYPMYDLTKKIGGDKVEVTNLVPAGTEPHDWEPSSTDIVNLENGDLLIYNGAGMEHWVEDITQALQNKSLKLVEASIGVELVEGGHSHEDEEHEEEEEAHEAENSYDPHVWLSIRNAKKEMEVIKNALVEADPDNKEYYEDNYTAFAAKFDELDTRFTEELTKLENKDIVVAHEAFAYLCKDYGLKQVAVEGLSPDSEPDAKRMAEIIEFAKENNIKTIFFEELVSPKVAETIAFEVGAETAVLNPLEGLTEEQLTAGEDYLSIMEYNLEALIKALSK, from the coding sequence ATGATAAAAAATATACTTAAGATGGTTTTATTCTTATGTTCTGTACTAGTTCTTACTGGTTGCGGTAATACTGTAAAAAATAACCGGACAGAGTCAGATATTGTTACAGAAGTAGTAAAAGAAGATGAAACGGGAACGGCTTCAGAGACAGTAAATGATAAACTGACAATCTATACAAGCTTTTATCCGATGTATGATTTAACTAAAAAGATTGGCGGTGATAAGGTAGAAGTAACAAATCTGGTTCCTGCCGGAACAGAGCCGCACGACTGGGAACCCTCTTCCACGGATATTGTAAACCTTGAGAACGGAGACCTGCTCATATACAACGGTGCAGGTATGGAGCACTGGGTAGAAGATATCACACAGGCACTTCAGAATAAAAGTCTTAAACTTGTGGAAGCTTCTATAGGAGTAGAACTGGTTGAAGGTGGGCACAGCCATGAGGATGAGGAGCATGAAGAAGAGGAAGAGGCGCACGAAGCGGAAAACAGTTATGATCCCCATGTATGGCTTAGCATTCGAAATGCTAAAAAAGAGATGGAAGTTATCAAGAATGCTTTGGTAGAAGCTGACCCGGATAATAAAGAGTATTACGAAGATAACTATACAGCTTTTGCTGCTAAGTTTGATGAGTTAGATACTAGATTTACAGAGGAACTGACAAAACTTGAGAACAAAGATATAGTAGTTGCACATGAAGCTTTTGCGTATCTTTGTAAAGACTATGGCTTAAAGCAGGTAGCCGTGGAAGGATTAAGTCCGGATTCAGAACCTGATGCCAAGAGAATGGCAGAAATTATAGAATTTGCAAAAGAAAATAATATTAAGACTATATTCTTTGAAGAGCTGGTTAGTCCTAAAGTTGCTGAGACCATAGCATTTGAAGTCGGAGCAGAGACAGCTGTATTAAATCCTCTGGAGGGGCTTACAGAGGAACAGTTAACTGCCGGAGAGGATTATTTATCTATTATGGAATATAACCTGGAAGCGTTGATAAAGGCATTATCTAAGTAA
- a CDS encoding Fur family transcriptional regulator, which yields MNNKTLKSAELKQTKKRILILSVLEKASSALTAEEIAEITSQDIKMSISTIYRALNALAEKNVVTKTLYQDGKTYYEINNHTHKHTLICTLCNEKVPINTCPLEALEDHLSQETGYTITGHSLEFFGVCPKCSIVKDEK from the coding sequence TTGAACAATAAAACCTTAAAATCAGCCGAGTTAAAACAAACCAAAAAAAGAATCTTAATACTGTCCGTATTAGAGAAAGCTTCTTCTGCTCTTACTGCCGAAGAAATAGCAGAGATTACTTCGCAAGACATAAAGATGAGTATCTCTACCATATATCGAGCCTTGAATGCTCTTGCTGAAAAAAATGTGGTAACAAAAACTCTATATCAGGATGGGAAAACCTATTATGAAATCAATAACCACACTCATAAACATACTTTAATTTGTACTCTTTGCAATGAAAAGGTGCCAATTAACACCTGCCCCTTGGAAGCTTTAGAAGATCATTTATCACAAGAAACCGGCTATACTATAACCGGACACAGCCTGGAGTTTTTTGGCGTATGTCCGAAATGCTCTATCGTTAAGGACGAAAAATAA
- a CDS encoding HypC/HybG/HupF family hydrogenase formation chaperone, whose amino-acid sequence MCIAVPAKIIEIETYMKDKEERCVSDKVKSVTAKVEILGIVSRVNIQLLEEPQVGEYVLVHAGCAIKKIDEEYYGYLEMIHRAKWEELM is encoded by the coding sequence ATGTGCATAGCTGTGCCCGCTAAAATAATTGAGATTGAGACATATATGAAAGATAAAGAGGAGAGATGCGTTTCTGATAAGGTTAAAAGTGTTACTGCTAAGGTGGAGATTCTTGGTATAGTTAGCCGGGTAAATATACAGTTATTAGAGGAGCCTCAGGTCGGTGAGTATGTATTAGTTCATGCAGGCTGTGCAATTAAAAAGATAGATGAAGAATATTATGGCTATTTAGAAATGATTCACCGGGCGAAGTGGGAGGAGTTGATGTAG
- a CDS encoding S8 family peptidase: protein MTEEERYKITSNDYMDLLVEGYENGFVNPFEKYTGFSINRVNDRFATVHIPAENLTYDSVQKFGYSLLPKCYGLLSPSSLEASGVEQLRKVPGFNLRGQGVLIGFVDTGIDYLNAAFRYADQTTRIVSIWDQTIESSNYPPKFFYGTEYRQNQINRALLVNDPFSVVPSKDEIGHGTMLAGVAAGSVDIANNFSGVAPDTEIVVVKLKEAKQNIREFFRIPDGALCFQENDIILGIQYLVDIAKRLDRPIAICIGVGTSQGSHEGESILCKYLNDEGNVVGHSVVVASGNEGNERHHYYGEINPSSEFDIIGLHIGNDEKGFSMELWGYAPNIVEVDIYAPTGAFVGRIPSSFLQRNTLEMVFEQTTIYIDNNINEDITGNQLILFRFFNAIEGVWRFVVSGTGDLTLRYHIWLPINNFLSSNTYFLNADSNTTLSAPANAINSISVTAYNDANNSLYYYTSRGFTKNNGLKPDVAAPGVNISSPAMSGGYYNYTGSSAAAAHATGITAMLLEWGILKGNFTTLNNVILRKMLVSGARRSPTISYPDQAWGFGILDIYRTFKLFYEED, encoded by the coding sequence ATGACCGAAGAAGAAAGATATAAAATAACCAGTAATGACTATATGGATTTACTGGTTGAAGGGTATGAGAATGGTTTTGTAAACCCATTTGAAAAATATACGGGCTTTTCAATAAACAGGGTCAACGATCGATTTGCAACAGTGCATATTCCGGCTGAAAATCTGACTTATGACAGTGTACAGAAATTCGGATATTCCCTACTTCCAAAATGTTATGGTTTATTGTCACCTTCTAGTTTGGAAGCATCAGGAGTTGAACAGCTGCGAAAGGTTCCTGGATTTAATCTTCGAGGCCAAGGTGTGTTGATTGGTTTTGTGGATACGGGTATCGATTATCTGAACGCTGCTTTTCGCTATGCAGATCAGACAACAAGAATCGTATCGATTTGGGATCAAACCATAGAAAGCAGTAATTATCCCCCCAAATTTTTCTATGGGACGGAATATAGACAAAATCAAATAAATAGGGCCTTATTAGTTAATGACCCCTTTTCCGTTGTACCAAGTAAAGATGAGATTGGTCATGGTACCATGCTTGCGGGAGTTGCGGCAGGTTCTGTAGATATTGCTAATAATTTTTCAGGAGTTGCGCCGGATACAGAGATTGTCGTTGTGAAATTAAAAGAGGCGAAGCAAAACATAAGGGAGTTTTTCCGTATTCCGGATGGAGCTTTATGCTTTCAGGAAAATGATATCATACTGGGAATTCAGTATCTGGTAGATATTGCAAAAAGACTTGACAGACCAATAGCCATTTGCATTGGGGTTGGAACTTCTCAGGGTTCACATGAGGGAGAGAGTATTCTTTGCAAATATTTGAATGATGAAGGTAATGTTGTAGGACATTCTGTGGTGGTTGCATCCGGTAATGAGGGGAATGAGAGACACCATTACTATGGGGAGATTAATCCCAGCAGTGAATTTGATATTATCGGTTTACATATTGGAAATGATGAAAAAGGGTTTTCAATGGAACTTTGGGGGTACGCCCCTAATATAGTTGAAGTAGATATCTATGCCCCTACCGGTGCGTTTGTCGGTAGAATACCCTCCAGCTTTTTGCAAAGAAATACTTTGGAGATGGTCTTTGAACAGACGACAATTTATATTGATAATAATATCAATGAAGATATTACGGGAAATCAATTAATTTTATTCCGGTTTTTCAATGCCATAGAAGGGGTATGGCGTTTTGTAGTATCAGGGACAGGAGATTTAACATTACGATATCATATTTGGCTGCCTATTAATAATTTTTTATCCAGTAATACTTATTTTCTCAATGCGGATTCTAATACTACCCTTTCGGCTCCTGCAAATGCAATCAATAGTATAAGTGTAACGGCATATAATGATGCCAATAACAGTCTGTATTATTATACCAGCAGAGGTTTCACAAAAAACAATGGACTAAAGCCGGATGTAGCGGCACCGGGTGTTAATATTTCATCTCCGGCCATGAGTGGTGGATATTATAATTATACCGGCAGCAGTGCTGCTGCCGCCCATGCAACAGGAATAACCGCCATGTTATTGGAATGGGGAATTCTGAAAGGGAATTTCACCACCCTAAATAATGTAATACTGCGAAAAATGTTAGTCAGTGGTGCAAGGAGAAGTCCAACTATTTCTTACCCAGATCAGGCATGGGGATTTGGAATTTTGGATATATATAGGACATTTAAATTATTTTATGAAGAGGACTAA
- a CDS encoding metal ABC transporter ATP-binding protein gives MNHIVLNHVSFGYEEGFILEDVNLTIEKGDYAGIIGPNGTGKSTLIKLILGLLPAKNGKVLITGGRIGYVPQVGLAVKADFPATVLETVMLNLYPDIGLFKRPKKHHFEMAEKVLDLVGMNGYKNRLISKLSGGQQQRVLIAKSLVSQPDILILDEPIAGVDSESEEKFYSLLLRLNREEKLTIVMVTHNIHNVSKDMNKIYEVNNKSVRLKGELPC, from the coding sequence ATGAATCACATCGTTTTAAACCATGTAAGTTTTGGTTATGAGGAGGGTTTCATCCTTGAGGATGTCAACTTAACCATAGAAAAAGGGGATTATGCCGGGATTATCGGACCCAATGGAACTGGTAAGAGTACCCTTATTAAATTAATTTTAGGACTGTTGCCTGCAAAGAACGGTAAGGTTTTAATTACCGGAGGTAGAATTGGATATGTACCGCAGGTAGGCCTTGCCGTAAAAGCAGATTTTCCTGCTACTGTTTTGGAAACAGTAATGTTAAATCTTTATCCCGATATTGGACTATTCAAACGTCCGAAAAAGCATCATTTTGAGATGGCTGAAAAAGTTTTAGATTTAGTTGGAATGAATGGATATAAAAACAGGCTTATTAGTAAATTATCGGGAGGACAGCAGCAGCGGGTCTTAATCGCTAAATCCCTGGTAAGCCAACCGGATATTTTGATTCTCGATGAACCAATCGCGGGTGTAGATTCAGAAAGTGAAGAAAAATTTTATAGTCTGCTTCTTCGCTTGAATAGGGAAGAAAAGCTCACAATTGTTATGGTTACTCACAATATTCATAATGTCAGCAAGGACATGAATAAAATATATGAGGTTAATAACAAAAGCGTAAGACTGAAAGGAGAACTTCCATGCTAA
- a CDS encoding glycoside hydrolase family 27 protein, whose amino-acid sequence MFKSYAQTPPMGWNSWDCYGASVTEKQLLGNAEFMAEHLKEYGWEYVVCDIQWYEPKAVSTMYNHFYPLSMDEYSRLIPAENRFPSAANGVGFKGIADKIHDMGLKFGIHIMRGIPRQAVHMAAPIKGTTATARDIAHSFSLCKWNTDMYGVNPDAEGAQCYYDSLFELYAVWGVDFVKVDDISNTEYKPHDVYSAKGEIELIRKAIDKCGRPMVLSLSPGPAPLEEAAHLLEHANMWRMTGDFWDNWPQLYAMFERCRAWSPYVGDGRWPDCDMLPLGRIELNNTGDGGKGRPTNFTKEEQITMMTLWSIFRSPLMLGSELQGLDSWTLSLLTNKDVINLLKHSHGAREIMRTSDTVVWRSFGKDGSVYVAFFNTSFALTKPQVSFMQLGLKGRYQVRDLWEEKELETADGRLMAELNPHGAALYQLKRI is encoded by the coding sequence ATGTTTAAAAGTTATGCGCAAACTCCGCCTATGGGATGGAACAGTTGGGATTGTTACGGTGCTTCCGTTACAGAAAAGCAGTTGTTAGGCAATGCTGAATTTATGGCAGAACATTTAAAGGAATATGGTTGGGAATATGTAGTCTGTGACATTCAATGGTATGAACCGAAAGCAGTTTCAACTATGTATAATCATTTTTATCCTTTATCCATGGATGAATACTCCAGACTGATTCCGGCAGAAAACCGCTTTCCATCAGCTGCAAATGGGGTTGGATTTAAGGGTATTGCCGATAAAATACATGATATGGGACTAAAATTTGGAATTCACATTATGCGTGGAATTCCTAGACAGGCAGTACATATGGCAGCCCCGATTAAGGGGACTACAGCAACGGCAAGAGACATTGCCCATAGCTTTTCTTTGTGTAAGTGGAATACGGATATGTATGGTGTAAATCCGGATGCAGAAGGTGCTCAATGCTATTATGATTCTCTTTTTGAATTATATGCCGTATGGGGAGTGGATTTTGTAAAGGTAGATGATATCAGCAACACAGAATATAAGCCCCATGATGTTTATTCTGCAAAAGGCGAAATTGAATTAATCCGTAAGGCGATTGATAAATGTGGTCGTCCTATGGTATTAAGTCTCTCACCAGGTCCGGCGCCTCTTGAAGAAGCTGCTCATCTTTTAGAGCACGCCAATATGTGGCGTATGACAGGGGATTTCTGGGATAACTGGCCTCAGCTTTATGCAATGTTTGAACGGTGTCGGGCGTGGAGTCCATATGTGGGTGATGGCCGTTGGCCGGATTGTGATATGCTGCCCCTTGGAAGAATCGAACTAAATAATACCGGAGACGGTGGTAAAGGCAGACCTACTAATTTTACAAAAGAAGAACAAATTACGATGATGACCCTTTGGAGCATATTCCGCTCGCCTCTTATGCTTGGCAGCGAATTACAGGGACTGGATAGCTGGACCCTAAGCCTTTTGACCAATAAAGATGTTATTAACCTGTTAAAGCATTCTCATGGTGCAAGAGAAATTATGAGAACCAGTGACACGGTTGTATGGAGAAGTTTTGGCAAGGATGGTAGTGTTTATGTTGCTTTCTTTAATACCTCCTTTGCATTAACGAAACCACAAGTAAGCTTTATGCAGCTAGGTCTCAAGGGAAGATACCAAGTACGAGATTTGTGGGAAGAAAAAGAATTAGAAACAGCTGATGGACGTCTTATGGCAGAACTAAACCCTCATGGTGCGGCTTTATACCAATTAAAACGCATCTAA
- a CDS encoding metal ABC transporter permease, protein MLTLFQYDFMRKAFSVGILLAVIVPCIGMIIVLRRLSMTGDALSHTSLAGVAIGLVTGMNPILSASITCILAAFGIEFIRKKFPKYSEISIAVIMSAGVGLAGLMSGFVKNAANFNSFLFGSIVAITKFEMYLVIGISLLVILIFVLLYKELVHMAFDEDSAKLSGIPVTIINFIFTLLTALTVSVASRTVGALIVSSLMVIPVACGMQFGKSFKQTLFISVFFAVFFTVVGLTLSFYFGLKPGGTIVLTGVITLLLSVILKRRR, encoded by the coding sequence ATGCTAACGCTGTTTCAGTATGATTTTATGAGGAAAGCTTTTAGTGTAGGTATATTACTTGCAGTAATTGTACCGTGTATTGGTATGATTATCGTGCTTCGAAGACTTTCTATGACAGGGGACGCTTTAAGCCATACATCTTTGGCAGGTGTGGCAATTGGGCTGGTTACAGGCATGAATCCTATATTAAGTGCTTCTATTACCTGTATACTTGCAGCATTTGGTATTGAGTTTATCAGAAAGAAATTCCCTAAATATTCAGAAATTTCCATAGCAGTTATAATGTCGGCAGGAGTGGGGCTGGCAGGCTTGATGTCCGGTTTCGTTAAGAATGCAGCTAATTTTAACAGCTTTTTATTTGGCAGCATCGTTGCTATTACAAAATTCGAGATGTATCTGGTTATTGGTATAAGTTTACTGGTGATACTTATATTTGTACTTTTATATAAAGAACTCGTGCATATGGCTTTTGATGAAGATTCGGCAAAGTTATCCGGAATTCCAGTGACCATTATTAATTTTATTTTTACTCTTTTGACTGCGTTGACAGTATCAGTAGCATCACGAACGGTTGGAGCCTTAATCGTATCTTCCTTAATGGTTATTCCTGTTGCTTGTGGTATGCAGTTTGGAAAGAGCTTTAAGCAGACTTTGTTCATTTCTGTATTTTTTGCAGTTTTCTTTACTGTAGTAGGTCTTACACTAAGCTTTTATTTCGGATTAAAGCCCGGTGGAACGATTGTACTGACAGGTGTAATTACATTATTGTTGTCTGTAATATTGAAACGAAGACGTTAA
- a CDS encoding glycoside hydrolase family 43 protein produces the protein MNTSGLKYSGYFFVHFTGEDKEYGEQIYFSVSKDGLHWTDLNKGEHVLCSPLGDKGVRDPFIVRSEKENKFYLIATDLRIYSGKSWSDAVTKGSRDIIVWESGDLIHWGEPWAVTVGIEGAGCVWAPEVIYDESQENFLVFWASHTKEEQEEGKHRIYSARTRDFRNFTPAKKYIERENHIIDTTMIYHNGSYYRFSKDETTKNIRTEKGSSLAPDAFVPMSAPVVESLQGVEGPQIFKFNDRDEWCLIVDRYATHGGYLPLITSDLEKGEFRILSEDEFDLGQTVKRHGSVINITEEEYQRLLKSYPIV, from the coding sequence ATGAATACAAGCGGATTAAAGTACAGCGGTTATTTCTTTGTTCACTTCACCGGAGAAGATAAAGAATACGGAGAACAAATTTATTTTTCTGTCAGTAAGGATGGGCTTCACTGGACAGATTTAAATAAAGGAGAGCATGTACTATGCTCTCCTTTAGGCGATAAAGGGGTAAGGGATCCATTTATTGTCCGCTCAGAAAAAGAGAATAAATTTTATTTGATTGCTACGGATTTAAGAATATACAGTGGTAAGTCCTGGAGTGATGCAGTCACTAAAGGGAGCAGAGATATTATTGTGTGGGAATCGGGGGATTTGATACACTGGGGAGAACCGTGGGCAGTAACAGTAGGAATTGAGGGAGCCGGTTGTGTATGGGCACCCGAGGTTATATATGATGAAAGTCAGGAGAATTTCCTTGTATTTTGGGCCTCTCATACAAAGGAAGAGCAGGAGGAAGGAAAACATAGAATATATTCTGCCAGAACCAGAGACTTTAGAAACTTTACCCCTGCAAAAAAATATATTGAACGGGAAAATCACATCATAGATACAACGATGATTTATCATAATGGCTCCTATTACCGCTTTTCGAAGGATGAGACGACAAAAAACATCCGTACCGAAAAAGGCAGCTCTCTTGCCCCAGATGCTTTTGTCCCTATGAGTGCTCCGGTAGTGGAAAGCCTGCAAGGCGTGGAAGGTCCTCAGATTTTTAAGTTCAATGACAGGGATGAATGGTGTTTAATTGTTGACCGTTATGCAACTCATGGAGGATATCTGCCCTTAATTACATCTGATTTAGAAAAAGGTGAATTCCGTATTCTTAGCGAGGATGAATTTGATTTGGGACAAACTGTAAAGCGTCATGGTAGTGTTATTAATATAACAGAGGAAGAATACCAAAGACTACTTAAAAGCTATCCGATTGTATAA
- a CDS encoding fluoroquinolone export ABC transporter permease subunit, producing MRINVLLIGDIRFQFKYGFYFLYLIFTILYIGLLFALPESWREQAAILMIFTDPAAMGLFFMGAIVLFEKGERVLDSLAISPVRPIEYVVSKLLSIAIISTVVGLLIGLGSGIITNPLLFIIGVFLGSCLFSAIGLLIASNITTLNQFIVATIPAEIIINVPAIAYIFGLKPSLMIVHPGVCIIELCQNGDKALPATFILILWTILSVLLTHRVVTGSLHSLGGVKP from the coding sequence ATGAGAATAAATGTACTGCTTATCGGCGATATTCGCTTCCAGTTTAAATACGGTTTTTATTTTCTGTATCTGATATTTACTATACTCTATATAGGTCTTCTCTTCGCTTTGCCTGAAAGTTGGCGCGAGCAAGCCGCTATTTTGATGATTTTTACAGACCCTGCAGCCATGGGACTATTCTTCATGGGGGCAATTGTACTCTTCGAAAAGGGTGAAAGAGTTTTAGACAGCCTTGCTATATCACCTGTCAGACCAATAGAGTATGTGGTTTCAAAACTCTTATCCATCGCCATCATTTCCACAGTAGTAGGCCTGCTCATAGGATTGGGAAGTGGTATTATAACGAACCCTTTATTATTCATCATAGGCGTATTTTTGGGTTCCTGTCTGTTTTCTGCTATAGGGCTTTTGATTGCTTCAAATATTACAACTCTAAATCAATTTATAGTTGCTACCATCCCTGCTGAAATTATTATTAACGTACCTGCAATTGCTTATATATTTGGATTAAAACCTAGCTTAATGATAGTTCATCCGGGTGTTTGTATTATTGAGTTGTGTCAAAATGGAGATAAGGCATTGCCTGCAACCTTTATTCTTATATTATGGACAATTCTGTCGGTACTGTTGACACATCGTGTGGTAACCGGAAGTCTGCACTCATTAGGAGGTGTAAAGCCATGA
- a CDS encoding TetR/AcrR family transcriptional regulator, whose product MPKTYSDSERAYIKKRLMDEAYICLAQFGVRKTTVDELVKRVNIPKGTFYLFYPSKELLFFDVFCSLHNELQTTLLHWIEELQGNINTDTITDLIYRLYKQVDSTFIYTFIANGDLELLVRKLPPELAATHAQEDDFAMRHLLSLLPGTHTEDTIKIFSAVLRAIFCTMLHKREIGEHVFDDTIRVMLRGVVLQLFEEDTL is encoded by the coding sequence TTGCCAAAGACTTATTCTGACAGTGAAAGGGCCTATATTAAAAAACGCCTAATGGATGAGGCATATATATGTCTTGCCCAGTTCGGTGTGCGTAAGACTACGGTAGATGAACTTGTTAAAAGAGTAAACATACCCAAGGGAACTTTCTACCTGTTTTATCCTTCTAAGGAATTACTTTTTTTTGATGTATTTTGTTCACTCCACAATGAATTACAGACTACTCTTCTCCATTGGATTGAAGAGTTGCAGGGTAACATTAATACAGATACGATTACAGATTTAATCTATCGCTTATACAAGCAGGTAGATTCCACATTCATTTATACCTTTATTGCAAATGGAGACCTTGAGCTGCTTGTACGAAAATTACCCCCAGAGCTTGCGGCCACCCATGCACAAGAGGACGACTTTGCTATGAGGCATCTGCTTTCTTTACTGCCTGGCACCCATACAGAAGATACCATCAAAATATTCAGTGCTGTTTTACGAGCAATCTTTTGTACAATGCTCCACAAGCGTGAGATTGGAGAACACGTATTTGATGATACAATTCGTGTTATGCTGCGGGGTGTTGTACTTCAACTGTTTGAGGAGGATACATTATGA